The DNA sequence CGCGTTGATGGTCATGCTCTTGCTGCCGTCCGTGACCCGGAGCGGCCCCAGCATCTCGTACCTCACTGAGCGTTCCCCCTAAGTATTGCCCTTGCCCGTGCGACGTCCGCGGGAGCCCTGCGGACGACCGGGACGACGTTCACGAACCACGCGTCTGAGTATCGGAAAGGCAGAGGCGGACAAAAGGCTTGCCCTTCGCGCTTCGTCAGCGCTCCGGCGACGGAATCGACCCGTCCTGTCCGTTCGGTGCGTTTCGCGCCGAGGCGCGCGCAGACTGGATACGGCGAATGTTCATGACATTACCGGACGAGTCGAAAATCCCCTTTCGGGCCGCTTCTCCGCTGGGCGGAAGTGTCGAACCGGAAGAGGTTCCTGTCGATCATTGGTGTACGCACCGATGATGCAAGGCCGGACTTCCCAGGGCAACGAGGCAAGGGTGACGCCCGGACGGAATAAGACATTCCGATTGTTCGAATGTCGATCGTGTCGGCGACTTGGTGGCGCAAGGGCCGGGAAAGTGCAGAAGATCCGGTTCGGAATGGTGTCGCGCGGCCGCGCCACCGGGTCCGCGAGGTCGTGCCAGATGCCGCTTGACCTGCTGTTTACCCGGAACCGTGGGGTCTTTCAGCGGGGTCGGGGACGCCGTGGGCCCCTTGTGTCGGGCCGGGTGCGGCCCTGGCGCCGGCAGTGTCCGGCCGGACGTGCGGAATCAGACCGACGCGCCCGTTTGTGGCGGTGGTGACCTGTGTATTTCGAGCCAAGATGAGAGTCGTTGGCCGGGGATCGCCGTCCGTCCGCCGGGAGCCGGAGCGGAACGAAAGATGTCGGCGATGATGGCTGGAAACAGTGGGTCGATCGCGGCTCGGATGTGGTGGCGGACCGGCGCCGAAGGTGTGCCATCAGGGCACGTCAGGGGTGGTAAGGGCGGGGCGGGAGGGGGAGGCGGGCGCGCCGTCGTGGTGCTGCCCGGTCGTGGGGGCGCGTCGGCCTCCCGTGGTCAAGCGGAGGCTTCCCGGGGCCCGCCGGGGCTGGCGCTCGGCCGGTGAGTACGGCGGCGCCGCAGGCCACGGCGGTGGATCCGCGTCATGCCGCCGGGCCGCGCGGCGGCTCGTCACCCGGGGCGCACGGGCTCGGCAGGGCATGCCGAAGTGCCGCTGTGACTGAGATCGCGCCAAACCCCGCCCCGGCGGAGGGAAGCGCACGCGGACATCGGTCGGCGGCGTTCCTCGGTGAAGGGCGCTCTGTCACGTGGGGCGTGGGACGGGGGCACGGCCGGCGGCGGCGTGAACGGTCGCCCTAAGATAGATGCGCGATGCACCTGAACGGGGGCGGGCGTGAATGCCAATTCGCCGTGTGTGCTTAGGGAAGCCTTGGAAAGGTGCTGGCTCCGAGATTTAACTAATCCCTGACGCCCTCGCGGTCCAGGGTTTCATCGAAGGCCCGGGAAGCGGCCGCCATGAACCCGCGCATCGTTTCGTCGTCGTACCAGCGGCGGGGGTACGGAAGATCGACGGCGAGGCGGTCGTCGAAGCGGGTGACGGTCGCCAGCGGGACCGGTGTGTCCACCAATGGCAGGATTCGCCACCCCGACACCGCCAGACCCTCCGGGAGTCTCGGCCGCGGGATCTTGTGGAGGTTGGTGACGACCAGTGTGGGCAGGCGCGGGACCGTTTTCTCGGTGAGCCGCGGGATCGTGGCGACGTCGAGGTCGGGTACGCGCGCGTCGAGGTCGGCCCGCAGTTTCTCCGCCACCAGCCGCCCCAGTTCCACCGGGTCGGGCGATTCGGGGACCTCCAGCGTGGCCGTGCTGGACGACGCGGAGGACTGGATGCTCTCCGGGTCGATGGGCGGGGAGATGCGCGAACGCAGGTCGACCGCCGAGACGCAGGCCAGGGTGACCGGCCGGGGCGACGACGGTGCGAGGAAGGCCCGTGCCGCCGTCAGCAGGACCCCGCAGACGAGGCTGTGCACACTGAGTCCGGCGCCGTGGGCGCGGTCGGCGAACCGCCGCGTGTGCTCCTCGTCGAGTTCGAGGCGCACCAGGCCGAAGGATCCGGGCTCCCGGCCGCGGACCGGCAGCACGGAGGGGACGGTCGCGCGCTCGGCGGCCCGCGAGTCCAGGAAGCCCGCCAACTCCTCCTCGGTGAACGCCTCCTGGACCCGGGTGTCGAGCGAGGGCGAGGCTAGCCCGCCCGCGATGACGTGCGTCGGGACGCTTCTGCCGAGCGACAGGTCGGTGTAGACGGACCACAGCCTCTTGTACAGGGCGATGTAGGCCGACCCGTCCACCAGGGCCCGCGGCAGGCTCAGCGCCACCGTGGTGCGCGGACCGCCCTCGGACACCGCCACCCGCAGCAGCGGCCCGGCCGACCAGTCCTGGACCACCTGCAGCTCGTCCCGGAGACCGGTGAACGTCTCCACGCTCACTCGCCGCGTGCCTGGATCGCCGTCCCGGACGACGCAGGAGTCCCCGTCGGGGACGAATCTGCCGAGCAGCACGGGATGGAACTCCGTCAGGATCCGGACCGCTTCGGCGAGCAGTGCCCGGTCGACGACCCCTTCGATCTCACAGGGCACGAGCACACGTCCGCCGCTGCGGTAGATCGCCATCTCATGCGCACCCAGACGACGCTCCATGCCATCCCCCCGCTCGGAACCCGGCAACCACTCCACTATCCCTTGTAAGCGGATCACTGACAAGGACACAGGAATGACAAACGGTCCCATCAACCACACCAGTTGATGTGCGGTAAAGGCGGTTGGACACCGGTCGGCGCCGATCGGCCGATCACCACCTGCCGGCGGAGACCCTTCGTCCTAAGGCGCCGCGTCGGGCCCCGGGCGGGTCCCGGGAGTGGTTCCGGGCTCCACATCGTGGTACTCGTGCGTCAGCAAGGAGTCCATCGCGTCGCCGAGACGCGTCACGAACTCCCGGAACTCCGCCAACTGAGCTTCGGAGTACCGGGACGTGACCTGCTCCATGCCGGCGGTGTACGGGCCGAAGAACCGCATGGCGCGCGGCCGGACGTCGGGGCTGCTGCGCAAGGTGACGACCCTGCGGTCGGAGGTCTCCCGCCTGCGCTCCACGCAGCCCGCCTTCTCCAGCCGGTTCAGCAGGGCCGTGGTGGCTCCTGAGGAGAGGGAGATCCGCTCGCTCAGACGTGCGGGGGACAGCGGCGTCCGCTCGCGGCCACGCTGTTCGTCAGGACGACGACGCCCGTGGCGGCGGGCGTGGCCGCGGCGGACGGGCAGGGGGTCCGGTCGGGCTGACGCCGCCTTCCGGCGTGGCCGGTGCGTGGGGGCTGGGGGGGTGGGGGCCGGGCCGTCCCGGCCGGTCAGGAACCAGGGCGCCGCGTCGGACACGCGGACGTGACGCCTGGGCCCGGCCCGGGGGAGTCCTCGTCGGAAGATGCCGCCCGCCTCGGCCGCGGAGGCGCGAACGACCCGTCGGCCCGCGGCCGTTCACGGTGGGACGGACGGTGCGCGACGTCGTGAACGGTCCCGCGCGGCGGGTTCGTCGACGCGGGGCCGGCCCGGACGGTCGAGCAGTAGACGAGGTGATCGGCCGACGGCATCGGCCTGCTGGCCGGCAACGTCGAGACGGCACGCCGGGCGGCCTCGCGTCGGCCGGAGGAACGCCGTCGGGCAGGCGAGCCCTGGACCGTCCACCGCATCCTGGCCGCCGTCGAGGACGAGGCCGAGCGGTTCGCCACGATCCTGACGCCGCCGGAAGGCAGGAGGCGGTGCGCGCCCCGAGGGGGCGATGTTCTTCGGGGCGCGCGGCAGGGATTCCGGTTCAGGCGTTGTAGCCGCCGTGGGCGTCCAGTACCGCACCCGTGACGTATGACGCGGCGGGGCTCGCGAGAAAGGCGATCGCCGCGGCGATTTCGTCGGGGCGCCCCATGCGTTGCAGGGACAGCGAGCCGACCAGGGCCTTGAGGGTCTCGGGGTCCGGCCCTTCCATGCCGCCCTCCATCAGTCCGGCCTCCACGACGTTGGCCGTGATGTTCCGGGGCCCGAGGTCCCGGGCGACCCCCATGGTGTACCTCTCGATCCCCGACTTGGTCGCCGCGTAGTCGGCAAGGCCCGGGGCGCCGACCCGGGAGCCCAGTCCGGAACTCACCGTGATGACGCGGCCGCCCGCGCGCAGCACTCGGGAGGCGGCCCGGATGACGGCGATGACGCCGAGGTAGTTGGTGGCGTGCATGCGGTCCAGTGCGGCGGTGTCGGCGTCCGGGTCGTCCACCCTGCGGCCCTGCTCCACCGAGATCGCCGCGTTGTTGACGAGGATGTCCAGGCCGCCGAAGTGCGCGACCACGTCGTCGATCAGCGCCGGCGCCCGGCTCGTGTCCGCCTGGTCGGACCGGAAGGCGACGGCCTTGGCTCCCTTGCCGCGCACCTCGTCGACGACAGCCTGCGCCTGCTTCTCGGAACTGACGTAGGTGAAGGCGACGTCGGCGCCCTGCTCGGCCAGCAGCCGTACGGTCGCGGCTCCCAGCCCACGCGAACCCCCGGTGACCAGGGCGACCTTGCCCATGAGCGGCTTGCTCATTCCTCTCCCCTCGTTGACGTACCCTTCCTGACAGTTGTAACGCTAATTGTTACGACAGGGCTGTCGTAACATCAAGCGTTGCGGCCGCGAGGAGGGGTGCATGAGTGCCAACAGCAGGCTGACCCTTGCCGCCCACGCCCTGGCCTGGATCGGTCTCTACCAGCGCCAGGGCCATGAGGTCGCCACCTCCGAGCAGATCGCGACCAGCGCGAACACGAACCCCGTGGTGATCAGGCGGCTGCTCGGCGAGCTGCGCAGGGCCGGGCTCGTGGAGTCCCGACGGGGTGTGGGCGCGGGCTGGTCGCTGGCGCGCGAGCTGGAGTCGATGACTCTGCTCGACGTGTACGAGGCAGTAGAGCCCGGCCCGCTGTTCGCGATGCACCGGGCCACCCCGGACCAGGGGTGCGTGGTCGGTTACGGCATTCAGCCGGCGATGCGGGGCGTCTACGAGGGCATCGAGGAGACGCTGAGACGCGAGCTGGCCCGCGTCACGCTCGCGAACGTACTCCGGGACGTTCTCGCGGCACCTCGCTAGCATCTGCGCCATCGGCCGCGCATCCGCCGAACCCGGCTTCGCCCCCAAGGGGCGCCTCCTCATGGTGGCCGTCGGCCGGTGCACCACGACGTTCGGGCCGGTCCATCCGCCCGAACCGGCCGTTGGTACTCGCCGCCCGGGGACACCGCGAGGTGACGAAGTCGCCGGAGTCGGAGGGCATACGCATCTCCGCGCCGCGCGAGGAGAAGTGCGACCCGGTCGCGAGGGAGCTGCTGGGGCCGGCTACGTCGACCGCGCCGCGACGGCCATCCCGACGGTCGCCGAACTCCACCGTGCCACGCCGGTACACCGACTGGTTCCGGCTGCTGCCGCCCGATGTGGATGAGGACGAGGGAATGAGGGTGCGCCTGGCCCGATCCTCGCCGGTGTGACCGGGGTGCACCGCCACGCTGTGCTCCGCTGGGTCGCCTACGCCAGGATCGACGGGGCCGAATATCTGGCGTGGGACGAATATCCGGCCGGCCCGTGCCGCGGTCGGCGAGGAGGTTCCTCCTCTCTGACGCGGCAGCGGGATCAGGCGCCGTGCTTGGCCGGCTGCACGGCATCGGCCGTGTCCGAGTTCGTGTCCCGCGCGCACGCCCTAGTGGGCTGGGTGTCACCGCGATGGACGATGAAGACCGCTGCGAGGCCGACGGCGAGACCGGCTGCGGTCTGCGGGCCGAACGGTTCACCGAACATGAGAGCTCCCCAGACCGCCGTGACCGGAGCCATGAGGAACATGAGCGTGTTGACCTTGGTGACTCCGGAGCGCCTCAAGATGAGCCAGTACAGCCCGTATCCGCCGAAGGTCGACAAGGCGACGAGCCAGGTGATCGCGGCCCAGAAGGAGAGTTCAGCGGGCGGTTTCGCGGATCCGGCACTCAGGGCGAGGGCGGTGAAGATGACGGCACTGGTGGCGCAGTGGACGGTCATCGACACCGTGGGAGCGGCCTGCGCACGGGAACGGCCTTCGAGGAACGTGGCCGCCACCAGCGAGAACATGCCGAGGAAGGGGATGAGATAGGCCCACCGGGCCGCACCGGAGCCGGCCGTGGCATCGGCCATGGTGACGATGGTGACGCCGCCCATCCCCAGGCACAGGCCGAGCCACTGCTTGCGCGAGACGTATTGGCGCAGCAACGGTCCGGCAAGTGCTCCGGCGACGAGAGGCTGGACACCGTCGATCAGAGCCGTCGTGCCGCTGGAGACCCCGAGTTGGATCGCGTAGTAGACGGTGAGCAGATAGCCGCTCTGCGAGAGCACGCCGATCAGGGCCTGCCGGGCGACGTCCCGCACCGCGAGGCCCCGCCACGGCGTTCCCGAGACGGCGGCAACGACGAGCAGGGCGATGGCCAGCGGCAGGAACCGCCACATCAGGATCGTGATCGCCGACGCGCTCCCCGCGCCGAGCTTCGCCCCGATGAACCCTGAACTCCAGCAGAGCACGAAGGCGATGGAAAGCAGGAAGTTCATGTCTCCCCCTTCGCTATACAGATCGGTATACCTCCTGCCCGCTAAACAGATCGGTATACTTCCTGAGTGTGAGCACTACCGAGACGCCGCGACGGATCACGATGACGCCTGCCGCACGGCGCGTCCTGGAGGCCGCCGCGAGGCTGTTCTACGAGCGCGGCATCCATGCCGTCGGAGTGGACCTGATCGCCGCCGAGGCCGGGGTGACGAAGAAGACCCTCTACGACCGGTTCGGCTCCAAAGAGCAGATCGTCGTGGAGTACCTCGCGGACCGCGACGAACGCTGGCGCGCCTTCCTCGCCCAGTACCTCGACGCCGCGCAACCGGCGCCGGCGGCACGCATCCTGGCCGTCTTCGACGCCTCACGCGCGTGGTCGGCGAAGCACAACCCCAAGGGGTGCGGCATGGTCAACGCGCACGCCGAGATCAGCGATCCGTCCCACCCGGCCTACCCGGTCATCACTGGGCAGAAGCGGTGGATGCTCGCCTTGTTCACCGGCCTTGCCAGGGACATCGCCCCGGACAGAGCCGACTGTCTGGGCCGGACGCTCATGCTGCTTCACGAAGGAGCACTCGTCGCCCACGGCCTGCATGTCATCGCGGATCCCCTCAGCCATGCTCGCCAACAGGCGCAAGCTCTTCTTCCGGCCACGGGGGAGAGCGGGTGATCTGTCAGGTGCTTGGCCGGCTGTTCTTCGAGCTTGTCCAGTGCCGCGCCCCGCGCGGTGAGGCGTTCCAGCGGTTCGGGATCCAGCGTGCACAGGATCGGAGAAGGCCGCGCGGCGCCGGCGAGCAGGAACCGGTACCGGCGTATATATGGACGCGCTTGCGCTCCAGGGCTGGAGAAGGGGCCCCGGGCAGCTCGTCGTCAGTGCGCCCAGGGAAGCCGCACCGCCTCGATCTCAAAGTCGTTCAGCAATGCGTTGATGAGGGCTGCGGGCCCGGCCACCTTGGTGGCCCACAGGTCGTAGTCGGTGCACAGGACCCATGAGCGGTCCTCCGCCCAGAGGTTGGACGGGCTGAAGTCGGCCTCCGACTGGTCGTAGAGGATCTCGGCGTCGCCGAGCCGGCCCGCACGCACGTGGAGGTTGTCGAAGTCTTCGGCGCCGAGCAGGAGCGGGTTGTAGTAGGCCAGGCAGCGGGTGTCCGGGCCCGCGGGGCTGTACTGCGCGAGGACGGCGATCAGCCGGTTCCAGGTCTCACGGTCCAGGCTCCCCTCGGTCGGCGGGATTATGCCGAGCGGCCAGCTGCCCTCCTTCTTCGCCGAGGGAAAGCAGCGGTAGGACGGCATCAGCCCGTCGGGCACGGCCGGGTCGCCGGTCCGCCGGGCCAGCTCGGCCCAGCGCAGCCGTCGCCAGCCGGGGCCCGGGTGCCGCGCTCGGCCCAGCCCTCCTCCCGTGGCGACGCCCACGGCGTCGAAGTCGATGCCGGCGAAGATGTGGCGCGGGATGCTCCCGTCTGCCAGACGTGCCTGGTGGTACTCGTGGTACGACACATCGGCCGGTCCCTGCTCGTGCTCGTACATGGCGTTGAGCACCCACACCGCGTCAGGCAGCGCGGGAGGCATGAACCCGGTTATGCCGTCGCCGCACAGCTCCAGCAGCCAGTCGGTGGCCCCGGACGGCACGAGCGGCCACAGGCTTGACATCAGGTTCGACTTATCGGACATGCGTCCATAATCCCAGGAGCGGACCCGCCCTCCCGCAAGGGCCGGCATGGTGCCGCCGCCTGCCTCGCCGACTGAGCGTGCTTCCATGTGCCTGGTTGGGATGGCGAGGCGTACCTCAACACTGGCGAGCCGACCGCCGGCGGAGCGCATCGTCGGTGGGGATGCGGTGCGTCGTGCGCCGCGCGTCGCGGCGTTCGCGCGTAACAAGGCCGCGGCGAGTACGGGCGGACGTTCCGCTCCCGCGCGCTCTCGGCGGCTGGGTTCCTCCCCTTCCACCACCCGCCCCGCCCGGTGAGGGCGGCGGACTGCGGATCCCCCTCCCGCCGCCCGCGCGAGGTGTTCCCGATCACGGGCCAACCAGTCGTGCAAGGGAGGGGCAAGGGGCGTGACGGGCAGCGTGTGCATGGGGGCTGTATGGGGGGAGCCGCCGCTGATCATGTCGTGCGGATCGGGCCCGTGCGGTGGGTTCCGGTCAGCAGAGCTTCGGCGTGCTTGCGGAAAGCGGTGACCAGGCGGTTGTGGTCGCCGGTGCGGGTGGCGAGTACGACCTGGCTCGGTTCGACCCCGTGCAACGGGACGGTGGTGAGGCTGGGATGCAGGCCGGTCGCGTGGTCGAGGGGCGGGCCGATGGCCACGGCCCGCCCGGCGGCGATGAGTTCGTGTTTGTCCTCAAGGGCCTCGACCAGGGGGCCGTCGGGCGCGGGGCGTCCGTCGGGCCGGGGGTCGAGCCGCCAGTAGGCGTTCAGCAACGGGTCGGACTGGCGTACGTGGGGGATCGGCTCGTCGGCGATGTCGGCGAGGGTGACGGACTCCCTGCCGGCCAGACGGTGGTCCCGGGGCACGACGAGCACGCGCGGTTCGTCGTAGAGGACGATGACACGCAGCCGGTCGGTGGGGAACGGCAGGCGCGTCACCACCGCGTCGACGCGGTGCTCCACCAACGCGCCGCGCGAGTCGTTCCAGTCGAGCAGGCGGGTGTGGACCTCGGCGTCGGGATGGCGGTCGCGCAGGGCCCGCACGGCCGCGGTGACGACCAGCCCCCTGGTGTAGCCGACGGTGATACTCCCGGGCCGGGCCGCGGCCCGGGTCTGGGCCATCGCCTCGACCGCGGCGCGCAGCAGCCCCTTGGCCTGGGGCAGGAAGATCTCGCCGGCCTCGCTGAGCCGGGTGCCGCGCGTGGTGCGGTCGAGCAGGCGGACGCCCACTTGCTGTTCGAGGCGGCGGATCTGCCGGCTCAGCGACGGCTGGGTGGTGTGCAGGGCCTCGGCGGCACGGCCGAAGTGCCGGTACTCGGCGACCACCGCGAAGCACTGCACCAGCCGGAGGTCGAGGTCCACGGGTGCGGGGAAGCGTTCGGACACTCCCTCACCCTAACTGGCCTTATACGCAGGGCGTATTACCTGTTCCGGAACAGTCATTGGACCGCGTGCCCGTCGCGGCCGCACCGTGGTGACCATGACGTCGGACAGCGTGACACCGTTTCGTATCGACATTCCGGACAGTGCCCTCGAGGATCTGAAGGACCGGCTGCACCGGGTACGCCTCGCCGGCCGGGAGACGGCGCCGGACAGCAGCCAGGGGGTGCGGCGGGAGCACCTTGAGGAGCTGCTGGAGTACTGGGCCACCGGATACGACTGGCGCGGTCTGGAGCGGCGGCTCAACGGGCTGGGCCAGTTCCGTACGACCATCGACGGTCTCGGCCTCCACTTCATGCACGTACGCTCGCCCCGCCCCGCCGCCACCCCCCTGTTGCTGCTGCACGGGTGGCCGGGCTCGTTCCTGGAGTTCCTGCGGACCGTCGGCCCGCTCACCGAGCACGGCTTCGACCTCGTCGTCCCCTCGATGCCCGGCTATGGCTTCTCCGACCAGCCCGCCTCGACCGGCTGGGACCCGGACCGGATCGCCCGCGCGTACGGCGTGCTCATGCGGCGCCTCGGCTATGACTCCTACCTGGCCCAAGGAGGCGACTGGGGCGGTGTCGTCGCGACCCGCATGGCGGCGCAGCGCCTGACGGGCCTGCGGGCGATTCACGTCAACTTCCCCGAGTTCCTCACCGCTCCGCCGGCCGGCGACGACCCGACCCCTGAGGAGAAGGCCGCGCTCGAACAGAGCAGCCGCTTCTTCGCCGTCCATTCCGGATACCACGTCGTCCAGCGCACCCGGCCGCAGACCATCGGCTACGCCCTGACCGACTCCCCGGCCGGGCAGGCCGCCTGGATCTACGAGAAGTTCCTCGACTGGACCCGGCCCGGCGCCCTCACCCCCGACGAGATCCTCGACCACGTCTCCCTGTACTGGTTCACCGGCACCGCTGCTTCCTCCGCCCGCCTGTACTGGGAGTACGCCCGGCAGCCGTCGGCTCCGACCGAGCTGGACCTTCCGGTCGGGGTCAGTGTCTTCCCGGACGAACTGACGCGTACCCCGCGTGTCTGGGCCGAGCGGGCCTATCACGACCTGCGGTACTTCAACGACGACATCCCCGCGGGCGGCCACTTCGCCGCCCTGGAGCAGCCCGAGCTGTTCGCCGGGGAGGTCGTCAAGTTCGCGCGGGCGGTGGGCGCGTGAAGACGGTCGTGATCACCGGAGGCATGGACGGCATCGGGCGTGGCCTCGCCCGTGTCCACCTCCAACGTGGGGGCCGGGGCGTGGCCGTCGGAGCCGACGAGGCCAAGGCCGAGCCGCGTGATTGGTTCCGGGCCGACGTGGAGCTCGTCGACGAGGACAGGCGGCTGACCGACCGGCTCTCCGCCGAGCTCACCGTGATCGACGGCCTTGTTCTGGGTGCCGGGTTCCAGTGCTCCGGGCCCAGGCGTACGGAGACCGCCCTGCTCGGCCGCGCCGCCGGTCCGGTCGCCGACGCACGACGGTTCCCCGACCGCACCCAGGAGGTGCCTGCCCGATGAAGTGGGTCAGCTACCGCTCCGCCGACGGCTCCACGCGCTGCGGCGTGGTGCACGACACCACCATCCGCGCCGTGGGCAGGGGCCTGTTGGAGCTGCTGCGCGCCGAAGGCGGGCTGGAGACCGCCGCGTCCAGGGAACCGGCCGAGATCGTCGGGCTGGCCACGGCCGACCTGCTGGCGCCGATACCGGTGCCCCCGGCGGTCCGCGACTTCGCCGCGTTCGAACGTCACGTCAGCAACGCGGGCAAGGCGGCCGTCGGCGACGGCAGGGTCAGCCCGGTCTGGTACGACCATCCGCTCTTCCACTTCTCCAACCCGGCGGCGATCAAGGGACCGCACGACGAGATCCCCATCGCTCCGGGCGCTCGGTGGTGGGACTACGAGGTCGAGGTCGCCGCGGTGATCGCCGGGGACTGCGCGCACCTCGACGCCGCCACGGCGGAGCAGCACATCGCCGGCTACCTGGTCTACTGCGACTGGAGCGCACGCGACATCTCCGCGAGCGAGATGGGGTTCGTGTACGGCCCGTCCAAGAGCAAGGACGCCTCGACCAGCCTCGGCCCGTTCCTCGTCACCCCCGACGAACTCGAACCCCACCGCTCGGGCAAGGGCTATGCGCTGCGGATGGACGGGTACGTCAACGACGAGCATTACGGTGGCGGCAGCTGGGAGGAGATCCACTGGTCGTTCGGCGAGATGCTGGCGCACGCGTCGCGCGGCACCACCCTGCGAGCCGGTGACATCCTCGCCAGCGGTCCTGTGGGCACCGGCTGCATCCAGGAACTGGGCGGCCACCGCCCCTACCTGTCACCGGGAGACACGGTCCGGATCGAAGTGCAGGGCCTCGGCGCGATCTCCGCACGGATCACCGCGCCAGAGCCGCCTTGACGCACCCGACGCGCCGGATATACCGGATGCACCTGATGTGCCAAAGACGAGCTTGATCCTTCCCACTGGCCAGGAGACCACCACGATGCATCTCGCCGGCACCTTCGCCCGCGCCGCCATGGATCCGCATGCCGTCCGCGAGACCAGCCTCACCATCAACGCCACCCACCTGTTCGTCTACTTCATCCCCGAGGCACCGGAAGAGGCCGCCAAGCTGGGCGTGACCGAGTCCGGACCGGCGTACTTCGCGTTCCGGGCGGCCCCTATGGGTGCGGTCCCGTGGCAGGTCACGCTCGCGGCCTTCTACAACTTCAGCCCGCGGTCGGTGCGGGCCATGGCAGGCGTGTGGGACATAGCGACGCCGGGGGAGTGGCAGGCCGCTCGCTTCGCAGCCGTCGGTCGTGCGGTGCGACGCGTCGGCGTGAGCCTGACCGCCGATCGCATCGCCGAGGCACGATCGCTGATCGACCCGGTCGTCGCGAGCGCCGACTACGCCGGGAAGACGATGGCCGCCGCCAACGCCTCGGTCCCCCTCCCCGTCGATCCGCTCGTCGCGCTGTGGCAGCAGATCACGGTGCTGCGCGAGTGGCGTGGTGACGCGCATGTCACCGTGCTCGCCGCCAACGGCCTCGGGCCGTGTGACTGCAACGTTCTGCAAACCGCGACGGGTCACTTCCCGGAAGCGATCGCGCGTGCCACCCGGCTGTGGGACGACGAGGAGGTGGCCGCGGCGACGACGCGCCTCGTCG is a window from the Streptomyces mobaraensis genome containing:
- a CDS encoding phthiocerol/phthiodiolone dimycocerosyl transferase family protein, whose product is MERRLGAHEMAIYRSGGRVLVPCEIEGVVDRALLAEAVRILTEFHPVLLGRFVPDGDSCVVRDGDPGTRRVSVETFTGLRDELQVVQDWSAGPLLRVAVSEGGPRTTVALSLPRALVDGSAYIALYKRLWSVYTDLSLGRSVPTHVIAGGLASPSLDTRVQEAFTEEELAGFLDSRAAERATVPSVLPVRGREPGSFGLVRLELDEEHTRRFADRAHGAGLSVHSLVCGVLLTAARAFLAPSSPRPVTLACVSAVDLRSRISPPIDPESIQSSASSSTATLEVPESPDPVELGRLVAEKLRADLDARVPDLDVATIPRLTEKTVPRLPTLVVTNLHKIPRPRLPEGLAVSGWRILPLVDTPVPLATVTRFDDRLAVDLPYPRRWYDDETMRGFMAAASRAFDETLDREGVRD
- a CDS encoding MarR family winged helix-turn-helix transcriptional regulator, with product MSDAAPWFLTGRDGPAPTPPAPTHRPRRKAASARPDPLPVRRGHARRHGRRRPDEQRGRERTPLSPARLSERISLSSGATTALLNRLEKAGCVERRRETSDRRVVTLRSSPDVRPRAMRFFGPYTAGMEQVTSRYSEAQLAEFREFVTRLGDAMDSLLTHEYHDVEPGTTPGTRPGPDAAP
- a CDS encoding DUF6192 family protein, with the translated sequence MAGNVETARRAASRRPEERRRAGEPWTVHRILAAVEDEAERFATILTPPEGRRRCAPRGGDVLRGARQGFRFRRCSRRGRPVPHP
- a CDS encoding SDR family NAD(P)-dependent oxidoreductase — translated: MSKPLMGKVALVTGGSRGLGAATVRLLAEQGADVAFTYVSSEKQAQAVVDEVRGKGAKAVAFRSDQADTSRAPALIDDVVAHFGGLDILVNNAAISVEQGRRVDDPDADTAALDRMHATNYLGVIAVIRAASRVLRAGGRVITVSSGLGSRVGAPGLADYAATKSGIERYTMGVARDLGPRNITANVVEAGLMEGGMEGPDPETLKALVGSLSLQRMGRPDEIAAAIAFLASPAASYVTGAVLDAHGGYNA
- a CDS encoding Rrf2 family transcriptional regulator, whose protein sequence is MSANSRLTLAAHALAWIGLYQRQGHEVATSEQIATSANTNPVVIRRLLGELRRAGLVESRRGVGAGWSLARELESMTLLDVYEAVEPGPLFAMHRATPDQGCVVGYGIQPAMRGVYEGIEETLRRELARVTLANVLRDVLAAPR
- a CDS encoding DMT family transporter, with translation MNFLLSIAFVLCWSSGFIGAKLGAGSASAITILMWRFLPLAIALLVVAAVSGTPWRGLAVRDVARQALIGVLSQSGYLLTVYYAIQLGVSSGTTALIDGVQPLVAGALAGPLLRQYVSRKQWLGLCLGMGGVTIVTMADATAGSGAARWAYLIPFLGMFSLVAATFLEGRSRAQAAPTVSMTVHCATSAVIFTALALSAGSAKPPAELSFWAAITWLVALSTFGGYGLYWLILRRSGVTKVNTLMFLMAPVTAVWGALMFGEPFGPQTAAGLAVGLAAVFIVHRGDTQPTRACARDTNSDTADAVQPAKHGA
- a CDS encoding TetR/AcrR family transcriptional regulator, producing MTPAARRVLEAAARLFYERGIHAVGVDLIAAEAGVTKKTLYDRFGSKEQIVVEYLADRDERWRAFLAQYLDAAQPAPAARILAVFDASRAWSAKHNPKGCGMVNAHAEISDPSHPAYPVITGQKRWMLALFTGLARDIAPDRADCLGRTLMLLHEGALVAHGLHVIADPLSHARQQAQALLPATGESG
- a CDS encoding LysR family transcriptional regulator encodes the protein MSERFPAPVDLDLRLVQCFAVVAEYRHFGRAAEALHTTQPSLSRQIRRLEQQVGVRLLDRTTRGTRLSEAGEIFLPQAKGLLRAAVEAMAQTRAAARPGSITVGYTRGLVVTAAVRALRDRHPDAEVHTRLLDWNDSRGALVEHRVDAVVTRLPFPTDRLRVIVLYDEPRVLVVPRDHRLAGRESVTLADIADEPIPHVRQSDPLLNAYWRLDPRPDGRPAPDGPLVEALEDKHELIAAGRAVAIGPPLDHATGLHPSLTTVPLHGVEPSQVVLATRTGDHNRLVTAFRKHAEALLTGTHRTGPIRTT
- a CDS encoding epoxide hydrolase family protein, producing the protein MVTMTSDSVTPFRIDIPDSALEDLKDRLHRVRLAGRETAPDSSQGVRREHLEELLEYWATGYDWRGLERRLNGLGQFRTTIDGLGLHFMHVRSPRPAATPLLLLHGWPGSFLEFLRTVGPLTEHGFDLVVPSMPGYGFSDQPASTGWDPDRIARAYGVLMRRLGYDSYLAQGGDWGGVVATRMAAQRLTGLRAIHVNFPEFLTAPPAGDDPTPEEKAALEQSSRFFAVHSGYHVVQRTRPQTIGYALTDSPAGQAAWIYEKFLDWTRPGALTPDEILDHVSLYWFTGTAASSARLYWEYARQPSAPTELDLPVGVSVFPDELTRTPRVWAERAYHDLRYFNDDIPAGGHFAALEQPELFAGEVVKFARAVGA
- a CDS encoding SDR family NAD(P)-dependent oxidoreductase; protein product: MKTVVITGGMDGIGRGLARVHLQRGGRGVAVGADEAKAEPRDWFRADVELVDEDRRLTDRLSAELTVIDGLVLGAGFQCSGPRRTETALLGRAAGPVADARRFPDRTQEVPAR